A genome region from Anopheles stephensi strain Indian chromosome 2, UCI_ANSTEP_V1.0, whole genome shotgun sequence includes the following:
- the LOC118508494 gene encoding elongin-B, whose protein sequence is MDVFMMIRRKKTTIFTDAKETTPVYELKKMIEGILKVPPRDQRLYNKDNMLMDDDKTLQDCGITVVTAKAQCPAQLGLAVRENGDFESLELTPYSLPPDLPDVMKNQDTANGQDQLA, encoded by the exons ATG GACGTGTTTATGATGATCCGGCGGAAGAAGACAACGATTTTCACCGATGCCAAAGAGACGACGCCGGTGTACGAGCTGAAGAAAATGATTGAAGGAATACTCAAAGTGCCTCCCCGTGATCAGCGACTATACAACAAAGACAACATGCTAATGGACGACGATAAAACGCTGCAGGATTGCGGGATCACAGTAGTCACAGCGAAAGCGCAATGTCCCGCCCAGCTCGGTTTAGCAGTACGCGAAAACGGCGATTTTGAATCGCTCGAGCTGACGCCCTACTCGTTGCCCCCAGACCTGCCGGATGTGATGAAAAACCAGGACACCGCAAATGGCCAAGATCAACTCGCCTAA
- the LOC118508488 gene encoding isoleucine--tRNA ligase, mitochondrial, translating to MLLTRYEGWAFRLRDAKRYFSTKSVPKAEIKYTSTINLPKTKFPARLSVEKRTEVEDQLRKNCLNQLYSWNRNALPAANEFVLHDGPPYANGDLHMGHAVNKILKDLILKHKMISGTRVHYVPGWDCHGLPIELKALEAFNRRKHHAPGETLQTAPEIRNTARRFALETIAKQKSGFEYWGVTGAWNDDDQGYYRSLDPSYIGAQLRLFSELYERKLIYRDLKPVYWSPSSQSALAEAELEYDEAYQSPSLYLKVALENRGTSCPAIDQRQLTDEQVFAVIWTTTPWTLPANQAICYNPTLEYSIVQSSASGELLLVGKELVDYLAAQLETSLTVLQTIPGTELGTLKYHHPLDRSKLLPFLPASHVKAEKGTGLVHTAPAHGPEDFLVCLERKISVENLIDERGLYNERAPSFLAGKYALTEGNTLVTEALKDSVLKLCTIVHSYPIDWRTKRPVMLRASDQWFIDTNRLKERALEEMQMVEIYPHASSEVSKKVLEAQLRKRPYWCISRQRAWGVPIPVLYDTVTKEPIVSRALLAVIEDRLKRESTIDFWWTASVEELVPAELVHRLGTSYGRLEKGKDILDIWFDSGVSWLSVLGYDRVADLYLEGVDQFTGWFQSSLLTSVAARDKAPYKAIFVHGFAVDENGLKMSKSLGNVICPKQIAKQYGCDALRWWVCAHATQHTSIPVSHKLLGSSAENVQKLRAILKFLLGVVAPDGSRTRARPNVDIQPDRLHHIDRYYLQQLEAFHQTVFSLYDSYQHSKATAAILNFCQSTLSGLYLHVIKDRLYCGTGDEHSNLKAILDATYRTVSKVLWPIVPFLVEESWKYYEADHFYKSNHQHQPNATLRAAPQSVHAVECALELRHAVYQQAQLNVNTWLLEVAVECSDSDLALLTMLHPSLHVPERSTELCELLQVGSVALLKPSSSENRFTVRVKKSDRPLCQRCRRYLVSEQDPICPRCNTVLSQR from the exons ATGTTATTGACCAGGTACGAAGGATGGGCTTTCCGATTGCGGGACGCAAAACGGTATTTCAGTACGAAAAGTGTCCCGAAAGCTGAGATCAAATACACCAGCACTATAAATTTACCGAAAACAAAGTTTCCGGCCCGTTTGAGCGTGGAAAAGCGAACCGAGGTGGAGGACCAACTGCGCAAG AACTGTTTGAATCAGCTGTACAGCTGGAACCGAAATGCTCTGCCCGCAGCGAATGAATTTGTGCTACACGATGGACCACCGTACGCCAACGGCGATCTGCACATGGGACATGCGGTGAACAAAATCTTGAAGGATCTCATACTGAAGCACAAAATGATAAGCGGTACACGGGTGCATTACGTGCCTGGTTGGGATTGTCACGGATTGCCGATAGAATTGAAGGCACTGGAAGCGTTCAATCGCCGAAAGCACCATGCGCCGGGTGAAACGCTCCAAACGGCACCGGAAATCCGCAACACTGCCCGCCGGTTTGCGCTGGAAACAATCGCAAAGCAGAAGAGTGGATTCGAATACTGGGGAGTGACGGGTGCCTggaacgacgacgaccaggGATACTATCGGTCGTTGGATCCTTCGTACATCGGTGCACAGCTGCGGCTGTTCAGTGAGCTGTACGAGCGAAAGCTTATCTATCGCGACCTAAAACCCGTCTACTGGTCGCCCTCCTCACAGTCGGCTTTGGCGGAGGCAGAGCTAGAGTACGACGAGGCATATCAAAGCCCCTCGCTGTATTTGAAGGTAGCGTTAGAAAACCGTGGCACCAGCTGCCCTGCCATAGACCAGCGCCAGCTGACGGACGAACAGGTGTTTGCCGTAATATGGACAACCACTCCCTGGACCTTGCCCGCCAATCAGGCCATATGCTACAATCCCACGCTGGAATACAGCATCGTGCAATCATCAGCCTCCggtgagctgctgctggtgggaaAGGAGCTCGTAGACTATTTGGCAGCACAGCTGGAAACGTCGCTTACGGTGCTTCAAACCATACCCGGTACAGAGTTGGGCACCTTAAAATACCATCATCCCTTGGACCGGAGCAAACTGTTGCCCTTTCTACCAGCATCGCATGTGAAAGCGGAGAAGGGAACTGGTCTGGTACACACTGCTCCAGCCCACGGACCGGAAGATTTTCTCGTTTGCTTGGAGCGTAAAATATCGGTCGAGAATCTTATCGACGAGCGTGGGCTGTACAATGAGCGCGCGCCATCGTTTCTCGCCGGCAAGTATGCACTAACCGAGGGCAACACGCTGGTAACGGAAGCGCTGAAAGATTCCGTGCTGAAGCTGTGCACCATCGTACACTCGTACCCTATCGATTGGCGAACCAAGCGGCCGGTGATGCTGCGTGCCAGCGACCAGTGGTTCATCGATACGAACCGCCTCAAGGAGCGGGCTTTGGAGGAGATGCAGATGGTCGAAATCTATCCACACGCATCGTCGGAGGTAAGCAAGAAGGTGCTCGAAGCACAGCTCAGGAAACGACCGTACTGGTGCATTTCGCGACAGCGCGCCTGGGGTGTGCCGATCCCAGTGCTGTACGACACCGTGACAAAGGAACCGATCGTTAGCCGAGCGTTGCTTGCTGTCATCGAAGATCGGCTCAAGCGCGAGTCTACAATCGATTTCTGGTGGACGGCTTCGGTGGAGGAGTTGGTGCCGGCGGAACTGGTGCACCGGCTCGGCACCAGCTACGGCAGGCTGGAGAAAGGGAAGGACATACTTGATATATGGTTCGATTCGGGCGTATCGTGGCTGTCGGTGTTGGGTTACGATCGTGTCGCGGATCTGTATCTCGAGGGTGTGGACCAGTTCACCGGCTGGTTTCAATCGTCACTGCTTACCAGCGTGGCCGCCCGCGACAAGGCACCGTACAAAGCGATTTTTGTGCACGGATTCGCTGTTGATGAGAATGGGCTGAAAATGTCCAAATCCCTGGGGAATGTGATTTGTCCCAAGCAGATTGCAAAGCAGTACGGTTGCGATGCACTACGATGGTGGGTTTGTGCGCACGCCACGCAGCACACATCCATCCCCGTTAGCCACAAGCTGCTCGGGTCATCGGCCGAAAACGTCCAGAAGCTGCGAGCGATTTTGAAATTCTTGCTCGGAGTAGTAGCACCGGATGGTAGCAGGACTAGGGCACGACCGAACGTCGACATACAGCCCGATCGGCTACACCACATCGACCGGTACTACCTGCAGCAATTGGAAGCTTTCCACCAGACCGTGTTCTCGCTGTACGACTCGTACCAGCATAGcaaggcgacagcggcaaTACTCAACTTCTGCCAATCGACACTGTCCGGGCTGTATCTGCATGTGATCAAGGATCGGTTGTACTGTGGCACAGGCGACGAGCACAGCAATCTGAAAGCGATTCTCGACGCTACCTACCGGACAGTGTCGAAAGTGCTGTGGCCAATCGTTCCATTCCTGGTAGAAGAAAGCTGGAAGTACTATG AGGCCGATCATTTCTACAAATcaaaccaccagcaccagccgAATGCTACGCTCCGTGCTGCCCCGCAATCGGTGCACGCTGTTGAGTGTGCCCTCGAGCTGCGCCATGCCGTTTATCAGCAGGCACAGCTAAACGTGAACACCTGGCTGCTCGAAGTGGCAGTCGAGTGTAGCGATAGTGATCTTGCCCTCCTGACGATGCTGCATCCTAGCTTGCACGTACCGGAACGCTCGACTGAGCTCTGCGAATTGTTACAGGTCGGATCTGTGGCTCTGCTGAAACCATCGTCAAGTGAAAATCGGTTTACCGTAAGGGTGAAAAAATCCGACCGGCCGCTGTGCCAGCGTTGTCGCCGGTATCTAGTGTCGGAACAGGATCCAATCTGTCCGCGGTGCAACACTGTGCTAAGCCAACGGTGA
- the LOC118508490 gene encoding DNA polymerase iota produces MDGPKETDDDEQVHPRVIIHIDMDYYYAQVEEVLNPALKDKPFAVKQRFCVVTSNYIARQQGIQKLQPVKEALAICPELVLINGEDITKYKEMSVRINEIMHRFTPHVEKLGLDENYLDVTELIAERLEQLEATGDLAQVNNVEGLIHPPPDRNVSETDRDIFRRCCSCGCDRRLILATHLAKDIRDSIFKELGLRCCAGIAHNKLLAKLVGAVNKQNKQTVLLPTHGSSFVASLGSVRSLTGIGEKTAQTLADCCNVSTVTDLQYVELDRLTKHLGYEQAVRLKQLAFGRDDSAVRQTGKPKSVGLEDSCPSISVRADAEEKFRHLLVRLVKNIADDGRVPIAIKVTVRKYDLAKRTTHRESKQDKLLPSMFRHVNGRLLLADGAQDKILAIVMKVFERMVDLRQPFNITLLGLSFFKFQERRIGSKSIANFLIKKSDIEVQSITNLSNESITLSELSFCSNKSSLSAMDCEPCCSSDAGSIASLSGSESDAEPSPKKSRRILFPTHRHAAGAQEQGRYGNSEPDETTLSKLRVADLRLNSKEYDQDHPPAMDISTTPSGPSKLSSFFRERATATSEPLPCRSTAVCSKMEVSVSPAPNDVPCRDRAGAERDHTVNKSHSKSTNLLPPNVDPEVFHALPADVQQELLCNWSRANGGTVAGGSTGMVGVVKVNQGPGGASPNSTHNNSNSTTSSSSSSNSNSTPTANAATPAGKGSSKNTLHRYFVKNT; encoded by the coding sequence ATGGATGGGCCGAAGGAaacggacgacgacgagcagGTACATCCGCGGGTCATCATTCACATCGATATGGATTATTACTACGCTCAGGTGGAGGAGGTACTGAATCCTGCCCTCAAGGATAAGCCATTTGCGGTAAAGCAACGGTTTTGCGTAGTTACTTCGAACTATATCGCACGCCAGCAGGGCATCCAGAAGCTGCAGCCTGTGAAGGAAGCACTTGCCATATGCCCCGAGCTGGTGCTTATCAATGGAGAAGACATTACCAAGTACAAAGAAATGTCGGTACGGATAAACGAAATCATGCATCGGTTTACCCCGCACGTCGAAAAGCTTGGGCTGGACGAGAACTATCTGGATGTGACCGAACTTATAGCGGAGCGGCTCGAACAGCTGGAAGCTACTGGTGACCTGGCACAAGTGAACAACGTCGAGGGACTCATCCATCCACCGCCGGATAGGAATGTGTCCGAAACGGATCGGGATATTTTTCGCCGATGTTGCTCCTGCGGTTGTGATCGAAGACTGATTTTGGCCACCCACTTAGCGAAAGATATACGGGACAGCATATTTAAGGAGCTCGGATTGCGATGCTGTGCTGGCATTGCACATAACAAGTTGCTAGCGAAACTGGTCGGTGCGGTAAACAAGCAGAACAAGCAGACGGTGTTGCTTCCCACGCACGGAAGCTCGTTCGTGGCATCGCTCGGTTCGGTACGCAGCCTCACCGGGATAGGGGAGAAAACGGCACAAACGTTAGCCGACTGCTGCAACGTTAGCACCGTAACCGACCTACAGTACGTTGAGCTGGACAGGCTCACGAAACACCTTGGCTACGAACAGGCCGTACGATTGAAGCAACTTGCCTTTGGGCGAGACGATAGCGCCGTAAGGCAGACGGGCAAGCCGAAATCCGTCGGGCTGGAAGATTCCTGTCCGTCCATCTCGGTGCGCGCGGATGCGGAAGAAAAGTTCCGCCATCTGCTCGTGCGGCTGGTGAAAAACATTGCCGACGATGGTCGAGTGCCGATCGCTATCAAGGTTACCGTGCGCAAGTACGATCTGGCGAAGCGCACCACCCATCGCGAATCAAAGCAGGACAAGCTGCTTCCGTCCATGTTTCGGCATGTGAACGGGCGGCTCCTGCTGGCGGACGGCGCCCAGGATAAGATTCTCGCCATCGTCATGAAGGTGTTCGAGCGCATGGTCGATCTGCGCCAACCGTTCAACATAACGCTGCTCGGGCTGTcgtttttcaaatttcaagAGCGACGCATCGGCAGCAAATCCATCGCCAACTTTCTCATCAAAAAGTCCGACATTGAGGTCCAGTCGATAACGAACCTGAGCAACGAGTCTATCACGCTCAGCGAACTCAGCTTTTGCTCGAACAAATCGTCCCTGTCGGCGATGGATTGCGAACCGTGCTGTTCATCGGATGCGGGCTCGATCGCGTCCCTGTCCGGGTCAGAATCTGACGCCGAACCGTCGCCCAAAAAATCACGCCGCATCCTATTTCCGACGCATCGTCACGCCGCGGGTGCCCAGGAACAGGGACGATACGGGAACAGTGAACCGGACGAAACCACGCTCAGCAAGCTGCGGGTAGCCGATCTACGATTGAATTCCAAAGAGTACGATCAGGACCATCCACCGGCGATGGACATTTCCACCACCCCGAGTGGACCATCCAAGCTGTCATCGTTCTTCCGCGAGCGTGCAACCGCAACATCCGAGCCACTCCCGTGCCGCTCAACGGCCGTGTGCAGCAAAATGGAGGTCAGTGTTTCACCGGCACCGAACGACGTTCCTTGCAGAGATCGCGCTGGAGCAGAGAGGGACCACACGGTGAATAAAAGTCACAGTAAAAGTACAAATCTGCTGCCGCCTAACGTAGACCCGGAAGTGTTCCATGCACTGCCCGCTGACGTTCAGCAGGAGCTGCTCTGCAACTGGAGCCGGGCGAATGGGGGTACTGTGGCCGGCGGAAGTACAGGGATGGTGGGCGTCGTTAAAGTAAACCAAGGTCCGGGCGGTGCGAGCCCAAACAGTACTCACAACAATTCCAATTCCACCactagcagtagcagtagcagtaatAGTAACAGTACCCCAACAGCAAATGCTGCCACACCGGCCGGTAAGGGTAGCTCTAAAAATACGTTGCATCGCTACTTCGTTAAAAACACGTAG
- the LOC118508493 gene encoding esterase AGAP003155 yields MPKESEGGDGKLKVLALHGYRQNADTFKAKLGSFRKFVNKYVEFVFVSAPHTAAPLEAGGEPDPNQRSWWFNKEDRTFKGTNQGGPAYGFNESLRLVEKTWQTEGCHGLLGFSQGACFVGLLCDLSARGMTTMKPQFAVLASGFRSGSLVHVNYYENKIELPSLHIFGETDEIITKDMSEALSETFLDPEIVTHAGGHYFPAQASLKETYVEFFRDQLQQYLEAKELANATEANSFHIEEPAELETLREHRESDSDSD; encoded by the exons ATGCCGAAAGAGTCCGAAGGCGGTGACGGTAAGCTGAAGGTGCTCGCGCTTCACGGCTATCGACAGAATGCAGATACGTTTAAAGCCAAGCTCGGATCGTTCCGCAAGTTCGTGAACAAGTATGTcgagtttgtgtttgtttcggcGCCACACACCGCAGCACCGCTCGAGGCCGGCGGCGAGCCCGATCCGAACCAACGAAGCTGGTGGTTCAACAAGGAGGATCGCACATTTAAGGGCACTAACCAGGGTGGTCCGGCGTACGGGTTCAACGAAAGTTTGCGGCTTGTGGAGAAAACCTGGCAAACCGAAGGCTGCCACGGATTGTTGGGCTTTTCGCAGGGCGCCTGCTTTGTCGGGTTGCTGTGCGATTTGAGTGCACGGGGGATGACGACTATGAAGCCCCAGTTTGCCGTGCTTGCGTCCGGCTTCCGTTCGGGAAGCTTGGTGCACGTAAACTATTACGAAAACAAGATAGAGCTGCCGTCGCTTCACATTTTCGGTGAGACGGATGAAATTATTACGAAAG ATATGAGTGAGGCGCTGTCGGAAACTTTTCTCGATCCCGAAATCGTAACCCATGCGGGAGGCCACTACTTCCCGGCGCAAGCGTCACTGAAGGAAACGTATGTAGAGTTTTTCCGCGACCAACTGCAACAGTACTTGGAAGCCAAAGAACTGGCGAACGCAACGGAAGCGAACAGTTTTCACATTGAAGAACCGGCAGAACTGGAGACACTGCGCGAGCACAGGGAAAGCGATTCGGATTCCgattaa
- the LOC118508492 gene encoding nucleolysin TIAR — MTDDSYPKTLYVGSLDTTVTEELLCTLFSQMGTVKSCKIIREGTIDPFAFIEYDNHQSAQTALAAMNKRMFLKKEIRVNWATSAGNQPKTDTSQHHHIFVGDLSPEIDTETLREAFAPFGEISNCRIVRDPQTLKSRGYAFVSFVKKAEAENAITTMNGQWLGSRSIRTNWSTRKPPAPRENSKGIKSGKTPGFEEIFNNTSPTNTTVYCGGFPPNAITDELIQKHFAQFGHINDTRVFKDKGYAFIRFASKESAARAIEGTHNSEVQGHPVKCYWGKENGGDVNSNGMNASAIAAAAAASGMIGMNMNGIVSQMQPMQPNAAAAAAAAAAVAQQHSANPQLTQATAAAAAAGAQYPYSAAAYGQMAYWFPGGYPQIQTQYMQQGYYTYPTAYAPAAPQQTGTAGYRMMQPNMAAGWGMQTVPTVATNGAAAAAAAAAAAASSQQPVMYATMPQFQTQ, encoded by the exons ATGACAGACGATTCGTATCCCAAGACGCTTTACGTGGGCAGCCTCGACACAACGGTAACGGAGGAGCTGCTATGCACCCTGTTCAGCCAGATGGGTACAGTGAAGAGCTGCAAAATTATACGCGAAGGAACCATCGATCCTTTCGCTTTCATCGAGTATGATAATCATCAGTCGGCCCAGACAGCGTTGGCGGCGATGAACAAGCGAATGTTTCTGAAGAAGGAAATCAGGGTGAACTGGGCAACGAGCGCGGGAAATCAGCCGAAAACGGACACGAGCCAGCATCACCACATCTTCGTGGGTGATCTCAGCCCGGAAATTGACACCGAAACGCTGCGGGAAGCGTTCGCGCCTTTTGGCGAAATTTCCAATTGCCGCATAGTGCGTGATCCCCAAACGCTCAAATCGAGGGGTTACGCGTTCGTATCGTTTGTGAAGAAGGCCGAGGCAGAGAATGCGATCACTACGATGAACGGACAATGGCTTGGATCGCGGTCCATCCGAACGAACTGGTCGACTCGGAAGCCACCGGCACCTAGAGAAAACTCTAAAG GAATAAAAAGTGGTAAAACGCCCGGCTTTGAGGAAATCTTCAACAATACCAGCCCTACCAATACGACTGTCTACTGTGGCGGATTCCCGCCAAACGCGATCACGGACGAACTGATACAGAAACACTTCGCACAGTTTGGACACATAAATGACACTCGAGTGTTCAAAGACAAGGGTTACGCGTTCATCCGGTTTGCGAGCAAGGAGTCGGCGGCACGCGCCATCGAAGGTACGCATAACAGCGAGGTACAAGGACATCCGGTAAAATGTTACTGGGGCAAGGAGAATGGAGGGGACGTGAATAGCAATGGCATGAACGCATCCGCGATTGCAGCGGCGGCCGCCGCCTCCGGCATGATCGGCATGAATATGAATGGCATCGTTAGCCAAATGCAGCCCATGCAACCCAAcgcggcggctgctgctgctgcggctgccgCTGTCGCTCAGCAGCACAGTGCCAATCCGCAGCTCACGCAGGCTACGGCAGCAGCGGCTGCAGCCGGTGCACAGTATCCTTACTCAGCAGCAGCTTACGGTCAAATGGCGTACTGGTTTCCG GGAGGATACCCACAGATACAGACACAATACATGCAGCAAGGGTATTACACTTACCCAACCGCCTACGCTCCTGCAGCTCCACAGCAAACTGGCACAGCAG GCTACCGTATGATGCAACCGAACATGGCAGCAGGCTGGGGCATGCAAACGGTTCCGACGGTAGCAACGAATGgtgcggcggcggcagcggcggcagcagcggcTGCAGCATCATCACAGCAACCCGTGATGTATGCAACGATGCCGCAGTTCCAAACGCAATGA